The SAR324 cluster bacterium genome window below encodes:
- a CDS encoding Uma2 family endonuclease, producing the protein MGSHLDRNSATDPLMVPTREVWEQMSPVEQDHKESSIIAALEQEFNLMGETTVHFDSRASATEVLRRFFKGKGKTAFIASDLHTLYPGERAFYPDLLVVFDVEPHHRRSWNVMREGKGLDFALEILSKETKRRDRVEKLNLYARLAIPEYFIFDPELLTLHGYQLFQKSYTAIESSQGKVFSEILGLYLKVEEDKLRFSVPDGLEIPFANELMHQLNEKLTRKDRVIADYARELAEEKQRTLEEKQKAKSARQKAKEERQKAKEERQKAKEERQKVKEERQKAKEERQKAKEEKQRALAEKERADKAEAELQRLRQLLDLKK; encoded by the coding sequence ATGGGTTCACATCTTGATCGCAATAGCGCAACAGATCCGCTTATGGTTCCAACACGGGAGGTTTGGGAACAAATGTCTCCTGTTGAGCAAGATCACAAGGAATCTTCCATCATTGCCGCGCTGGAACAAGAATTCAATTTGATGGGAGAAACGACGGTACATTTTGATTCACGCGCGTCAGCGACAGAGGTGTTGCGACGTTTTTTTAAAGGAAAGGGAAAGACCGCATTCATTGCCTCGGATCTGCACACCCTCTATCCCGGCGAGCGGGCCTTTTATCCGGATTTGCTGGTTGTTTTTGATGTAGAACCACATCATCGCCGCAGTTGGAATGTCATGCGAGAGGGCAAGGGGCTTGATTTCGCGCTGGAAATTTTATCAAAAGAAACAAAACGCAGAGACAGGGTGGAAAAACTCAATCTTTATGCGCGTCTGGCGATTCCGGAATACTTTATATTTGATCCGGAATTACTGACTTTGCATGGATATCAATTGTTCCAAAAGTCCTACACAGCAATTGAATCCTCGCAGGGAAAAGTCTTTTCTGAAATTCTCGGACTTTATTTAAAAGTTGAGGAAGACAAACTCCGGTTCTCGGTTCCTGACGGTTTGGAAATACCCTTTGCCAATGAATTGATGCATCAACTCAATGAAAAATTAACGCGCAAAGATCGGGTGATCGCTGATTATGCGCGTGAACTGGCCGAAGAAAAACAACGAACCCTGGAAGAAAAACAAAAGGCTAAGTCCGCACGGCAAAAAGCAAAAGAAGAACGGCAAAAGGCAAAAGAAGAACGGCAAAAAGCAAAAGAAGAACGGCAGAAGGTAAAAGAAGAACGGCAAAAAGCAAAAGAAGAACGGCAAAAAGCAAAAGAAGAAAAACAACGGGCCTTAGCCGAAAAAGAACGGGCCGATAAAGCCGAAGCCGAGTTACAGCGACTTCGGCAACTTCTGGACTTGAAAAAGTGA
- a CDS encoding ABC transporter ATP-binding protein, which yields MTETVIEVRNATKSFGEGEIQVQALRGVSVSIQRGDFAAIVGPSGSGKSTLLNIMCGLDVPSDGEIKVAGQDLKSMSSTELTLFRRNHVGLVFQAYNLIPVLTVMENIEYIMLIQGRPVAERRQRVQDFLKKIGLEGKENRFPHQLSGGQQQRVAIARAMVSHPDIILADEPTANLDSDTGHQLLEMMRQFNEEQRMTFVFSTHDEKIMKIAKRLIILEDGHIQSDERR from the coding sequence ATGACAGAAACAGTGATTGAAGTGCGAAACGCCACCAAATCGTTTGGTGAAGGCGAAATTCAGGTGCAGGCTCTCCGTGGTGTGAGTGTGTCCATTCAGCGTGGCGATTTTGCCGCCATTGTCGGCCCCTCCGGTTCGGGCAAATCCACTCTGCTGAATATCATGTGCGGACTGGATGTGCCGTCTGATGGCGAAATCAAGGTGGCCGGACAGGATTTGAAAAGCATGAGTTCAACCGAGTTGACCCTGTTCCGGCGTAATCATGTGGGGTTGGTGTTTCAGGCCTATAATCTGATTCCGGTGCTGACTGTGATGGAAAACATTGAATACATCATGCTCATCCAGGGACGCCCTGTCGCGGAACGTCGGCAACGTGTGCAGGATTTTCTGAAAAAAATCGGACTGGAAGGCAAGGAAAACCGTTTCCCCCATCAGCTTTCAGGTGGTCAACAGCAACGGGTGGCAATTGCCCGGGCCATGGTCTCACATCCCGATATTATTCTGGCGGATGAACCCACTGCCAACCTGGATTCTGATACTGGACACCAACTTCTGGAAATGATGCGCCAGTTCAATGAAGAGCAACGCATGACTTTTGTGTTTTCCACTCACGATGAAAAAATCATGAAAATCGCCAAACGTCTCATTATTCTGGAAGATGGCCATATTCAATCCGATGAACGCCGATAA
- a CDS encoding Uma2 family endonuclease yields the protein MSISVENSQEIDPLMVPTREAWENMSPVERRQKEMSIIAALEQESSLMGETTIHFESRASATEVLRRFFQGKGRTAFIASDLHTLYPGERAFYPDLLVVFDVETHHRRSWNVMREGRGLDFALEILSRETRRKDRVEKLNLYMRIEIPEYFIFDPDLFSLKGYRLIQQIYQEIPPEDGKIFSQILGLYLKVEADKLRFSVPDGLEVPFAYELVEQLNQKLLHKERIIEDYARDLDEEYQRAEDEKQRAEDEKQRAEAEKQRADKAEAELQRLRQLLDLKK from the coding sequence ATGAGCATCTCTGTTGAAAATAGTCAGGAGATTGATCCGTTAATGGTTCCCACGCGTGAAGCCTGGGAAAACATGTCACCTGTCGAACGGCGACAAAAGGAAATGTCAATCATTGCCGCATTGGAACAGGAATCCAGTCTCATGGGAGAAACAACGATTCATTTTGAGTCCCGTGCGTCAGCAACGGAAGTTCTACGCCGTTTCTTTCAGGGAAAAGGCCGAACAGCGTTTATTGCCTCGGATTTACATACATTGTATCCGGGAGAACGGGCGTTTTATCCGGATTTACTGGTTGTCTTTGATGTGGAAACACATCATCGCCGCAGTTGGAATGTTATGCGGGAAGGACGGGGACTGGATTTCGCTCTGGAAATTTTATCCAGGGAAACACGGCGCAAGGATCGGGTCGAAAAGCTCAATCTCTACATGCGTATAGAGATTCCGGAATATTTTATTTTTGACCCTGATTTATTTTCTTTGAAAGGATACCGGCTTATCCAGCAAATTTATCAGGAAATTCCACCGGAGGATGGAAAAATATTTTCACAAATCCTTGGACTGTATTTGAAAGTTGAGGCGGATAAATTACGGTTTTCCGTTCCGGATGGTTTGGAAGTTCCCTTTGCCTATGAGTTGGTGGAGCAACTCAATCAAAAACTTCTGCACAAGGAACGGATCATCGAAGATTATGCAAGAGACCTGGACGAGGAATATCAACGGGCCGAGGATGAAAAACAACGAGCCGAGGATGAGAAACAACGAGCCGAAGCAGAAAAACAACGGGCAGATAAAGCCGAAGCCGAGTTGCAACGGCTTCGGCAACTTCTGGACTTAAAAAAGTGA